Proteins found in one Vallitalea guaymasensis genomic segment:
- a CDS encoding alpha-mannosidase — protein MFFEIERIGKLLEELKELRYVKKHTLENIQMKEGLYKESCEADESNKPWQTFNKDDRWGGKDKYAWFRGEFEVTEEYANKKLVFQVLTGKEGEWDANNPQFIIFVNGKLVQGLDINHTEIVLTNQAVAGEKFVVDLQAYSGTIDSLSECRNVVSIFDDTVEKLYYDIYVPLEVIKLLPKENKDRIDTIKFLTNAVNKIDLRKPYNKEFYASINDALDYLEDKYYHEFCGDKSVVVKCVGHTHIDVAWLWDLDQTRLKVQRSFSTVLELMNHYDDYIFMSSQPQLYKFLKEDRPDLYEQIKERIKEGRWEPEGAMWVEADCNLSSGESLVRQVVYGKQFFRNEFGVENKILWLPDVFGYSAALPQILKKSSVDYFMTTKISWNEYNKLPYDTFEWEGLDGTKILTHFITTANFDDLPERFFTTYNGYIDPKSVKGAWERYQQKDLSDEVLISYGFGDGGGGPTKDMLEISKRLEKGVKGCPAVKLTTATDFFETLDGNVSDNNKLPRWVGELYFEYHRGTLTSMARNKRYNRKSEFLYEGIEWLSSMANLVDGVPYPKEDIYNGWETICLNQFHDIIPGSSIKKVYDDSKEQYEEIIAKGNEIKDSSIDAITKNIDVDEESVVVFNPLSFDRAEIIDFEYPEQVCVYDGDEKLLTTYSNGTISFYANVPAKGYKTFSIRKEANESSNELIADKAHLENEFYDIRLDDKGHIISLLDKRVNRQVLKEGERGNVLQAFEDKPHNWDAWDINIYYQEKMWEIDDVASIEVVEKTSLKATLEIKRNFMDSTIIQLMTIYHNVPRIDFDTTIDWKEKHILVKAAFPVDIHADKATYDIQFGNVERPTHWNTSWDTAKFEVCGHKWADLSEDNYGISLLNDCKYGHDIKDGNIRLTLLKSATVPNEDADREVHNFKYSLYPHIGDWKDGGTVKQAYEVNVPVHTSVVGSNQGTMPKELSFVNIDSENVIAEVVKQGEYSDDIIVRVHECYNRRTNAKLTFFKDLKEVVECDLEEREVLNNIETANGEFQFEIKPYEIKTFKLILK, from the coding sequence ATGTTTTTTGAGATTGAAAGAATAGGTAAGTTGTTAGAAGAACTCAAGGAATTGAGATATGTGAAAAAACATACCCTTGAAAATATTCAGATGAAAGAAGGCTTGTACAAAGAAAGCTGTGAAGCTGATGAATCTAATAAGCCTTGGCAAACATTCAATAAAGATGACAGATGGGGCGGCAAAGATAAATATGCTTGGTTCAGAGGAGAATTCGAAGTAACAGAAGAATATGCAAACAAGAAATTAGTTTTTCAGGTGCTTACAGGTAAAGAAGGCGAATGGGATGCTAATAACCCACAATTCATTATCTTTGTTAATGGAAAATTAGTACAGGGACTTGATATAAATCATACTGAAATAGTTTTAACTAATCAGGCTGTTGCAGGTGAAAAATTCGTTGTTGATCTTCAAGCATATAGCGGAACAATTGATAGCTTATCAGAATGTAGAAATGTTGTTAGTATATTTGATGATACTGTAGAAAAATTATACTATGATATATATGTGCCTCTAGAAGTTATAAAATTACTTCCTAAAGAAAATAAAGATAGAATAGATACAATAAAGTTTTTAACTAATGCAGTTAACAAAATTGATTTAAGAAAACCATATAATAAAGAATTCTATGCGAGTATAAATGATGCATTGGATTATCTTGAAGACAAATACTATCATGAATTCTGTGGAGATAAGAGTGTAGTCGTAAAATGTGTTGGACATACACACATTGACGTAGCATGGCTATGGGATCTAGACCAAACTAGACTAAAAGTTCAAAGAAGTTTTTCAACAGTTTTAGAACTTATGAATCATTATGATGATTATATATTCATGTCTAGTCAACCACAATTATATAAATTCTTAAAAGAAGATAGACCTGATTTATATGAACAAATCAAAGAGCGTATAAAAGAAGGACGTTGGGAGCCTGAAGGAGCTATGTGGGTTGAAGCGGATTGTAACCTAAGCTCAGGTGAATCTTTAGTTCGTCAAGTTGTTTATGGTAAGCAGTTCTTCAGAAATGAATTCGGTGTGGAGAATAAAATTCTATGGTTGCCAGATGTTTTCGGTTATAGTGCAGCTTTACCACAGATCTTGAAAAAATCTTCCGTAGATTATTTTATGACAACAAAGATTAGTTGGAATGAATACAATAAATTACCTTATGATACTTTTGAATGGGAAGGTCTTGACGGTACTAAGATTTTGACACACTTCATTACTACAGCTAATTTTGATGATCTTCCAGAAAGATTCTTTACTACTTATAATGGTTATATTGATCCAAAATCTGTTAAAGGAGCTTGGGAAAGATATCAACAAAAAGATTTAAGCGATGAAGTACTAATAAGCTATGGCTTCGGCGATGGTGGTGGTGGACCAACTAAAGATATGTTAGAGATATCAAAACGTCTTGAAAAAGGTGTGAAAGGTTGTCCTGCTGTCAAGTTAACTACAGCAACAGATTTCTTTGAGACACTAGATGGAAATGTTTCAGACAATAATAAATTACCTCGCTGGGTAGGAGAATTATATTTTGAATACCACAGAGGAACATTGACTAGTATGGCAAGAAACAAACGTTACAATAGAAAATCCGAATTTTTATATGAAGGTATTGAGTGGTTATCATCAATGGCTAATTTGGTTGATGGAGTTCCTTATCCAAAAGAAGATATATATAATGGTTGGGAAACTATATGCCTAAATCAATTCCATGACATAATACCAGGTTCATCAATCAAAAAGGTATATGATGATTCAAAAGAACAATATGAAGAGATTATAGCTAAGGGTAATGAAATAAAAGATAGTTCTATAGATGCTATCACCAAGAATATTGATGTTGATGAAGAATCAGTTGTAGTATTCAATCCACTATCATTTGATAGAGCAGAAATAATCGATTTTGAATACCCAGAACAGGTATGTGTATATGATGGTGATGAAAAACTTTTAACTACTTATAGTAATGGTACTATCTCTTTCTATGCTAATGTACCAGCAAAAGGGTATAAAACATTCAGTATAAGAAAAGAAGCAAATGAATCTTCTAATGAATTGATAGCTGATAAAGCTCATCTAGAAAATGAGTTCTATGATATTAGATTAGATGACAAGGGACATATTATTTCATTATTGGATAAGAGAGTCAACAGACAGGTATTAAAAGAAGGTGAAAGAGGTAATGTTCTTCAAGCATTCGAAGATAAACCTCATAACTGGGATGCATGGGACATCAATATCTATTATCAAGAAAAAATGTGGGAAATAGATGATGTAGCGAGTATAGAAGTGGTAGAGAAAACTTCACTAAAGGCTACTTTAGAGATTAAGAGGAATTTCATGGATTCTACTATAATTCAATTAATGACTATATATCATAACGTTCCAAGAATTGATTTTGATACTACTATAGATTGGAAAGAAAAACATATACTTGTAAAAGCAGCATTCCCTGTAGATATCCATGCAGATAAAGCTACTTATGATATTCAGTTTGGTAATGTTGAGAGACCTACACATTGGAATACTAGTTGGGACACTGCAAAATTTGAGGTGTGTGGTCATAAGTGGGCTGACTTGTCAGAAGATAATTATGGTATAAGTTTATTGAATGATTGTAAGTATGGTCATGATATAAAAGATGGCAATATTAGATTGACATTATTAAAATCAGCAACTGTACCTAATGAAGATGCTGATAGAGAAGTTCATAACTTCAAGTATTCATTATATCCTCACATTGGTGATTGGAAAGATGGAGGAACTGTTAAGCAAGCATATGAAGTCAACGTACCAGTACACACTAGTGTAGTTGGTTCAAATCAGGGTACAATGCCTAAAGAACTATCTTTTGTAAATATTGATAGTGAAAATGTTATAGCTGAAGTAGTTAAGCAAGGAGAATATAGTGATGATATTATAGTCCGTGTGCATGAATGCTATAATAGAAGAACTAATGCTAAGCTTACATTCTTTAAAGATCTGAAAGAAGTTGTTGAGTGTGATCTAGAAGAAAGAGAAGTATTAAACAATATAGAAACTGCAAATGGAGAATTCCAGTTTGAAATTAAACCATATGAAATTAAAACATTCAAATTAATATTGAAATAG
- a CDS encoding response regulator transcription factor produces MYNVLLVDDEPFIVDGLEVLIDWAKLNLTVVGKAYNGKDALDFMKFTHVDILITDVKMPKMQGLELISEAKILNPNCKCLILSGYNDFEYVKEGIKLGIENYLTKPVNTDELTATLEETVKSLDLATSKVIFTPDNSEWHILRGNILSRWVNDSITSEELRNRADMLQIITDSSCYSVAIINITLDSNVNSQVSKIYNICYNYIKSDGKIMSFEDMYGNFVLIFTHEQYDDRDSYILNILGRIYDNITSLNVKVHITLGPTVISYKELSKSYKTARKLFEYFLIYPNKKVICNDLIDDSKLKVENLISIDHNFIASSLVSKNKEELFDYIDKLFDEVINIPGITPEHLKMIVVKILLTLYKSMSSQFVLFQNEIINHQSNLLSTIHNIHDLKILKETLKDLFTYIIDKLNEKETSTSPVVYQVLKYIHKNYSKELSLKTLSFQFNINTTYLGQLFKKETGVSFPNYLNNYRIDRAKEYLLESNLKTAQIAKKVGYMDPNYFYRIFKKYTGVSPTDYKSLK; encoded by the coding sequence ATGTATAATGTTTTATTAGTTGATGATGAACCTTTTATTGTTGACGGACTTGAAGTGTTAATAGATTGGGCTAAATTGAATTTAACAGTTGTCGGTAAAGCCTATAATGGAAAAGACGCTCTTGATTTCATGAAATTCACTCATGTTGATATTCTCATAACTGACGTAAAAATGCCTAAGATGCAAGGTCTAGAACTTATATCAGAAGCAAAAATACTAAATCCTAATTGTAAATGTTTAATACTAAGTGGATATAATGACTTTGAATACGTTAAGGAAGGTATAAAGCTTGGTATAGAGAACTACCTGACAAAACCAGTTAATACAGATGAATTGACTGCTACTCTGGAAGAAACAGTCAAGAGTCTTGATCTAGCAACATCCAAGGTTATTTTTACACCTGATAATAGTGAATGGCATATATTAAGAGGCAATATCTTATCTAGATGGGTAAATGATTCAATTACTTCAGAAGAACTTAGAAATAGAGCAGATATGCTGCAAATAATTACGGATAGTTCCTGCTATAGTGTGGCAATAATCAATATTACATTAGACAGCAATGTAAACTCTCAAGTATCCAAGATATACAACATCTGTTATAACTATATAAAATCCGATGGTAAAATAATGTCCTTTGAAGACATGTATGGTAATTTTGTTTTGATATTCACCCATGAACAATATGATGATAGAGATTCTTATATACTCAATATACTAGGTAGAATATATGATAATATAACTTCTCTTAATGTAAAAGTACATATAACTCTAGGACCAACAGTTATATCTTATAAAGAACTTTCTAAAAGTTATAAGACAGCAAGAAAACTTTTTGAGTACTTTCTGATATACCCAAATAAAAAGGTTATATGTAATGATTTAATTGATGATAGTAAATTGAAAGTAGAAAACCTAATATCTATAGACCATAATTTTATAGCATCTTCACTGGTATCCAAGAACAAAGAAGAATTGTTTGACTATATAGACAAACTATTTGATGAAGTCATCAATATACCTGGAATAACTCCAGAACATCTGAAAATGATTGTTGTAAAAATCTTATTAACATTATATAAATCCATGAGCAGTCAATTTGTTCTATTTCAAAACGAAATTATAAATCATCAATCAAATTTACTATCTACTATACACAACATACATGACTTAAAAATACTTAAAGAAACTTTAAAAGATCTATTCACCTATATAATAGATAAACTAAATGAAAAAGAAACCTCAACTAGTCCAGTAGTATATCAGGTATTAAAGTATATTCATAAAAATTACAGCAAAGAGCTTTCTTTAAAAACTCTAAGCTTTCAGTTCAACATAAATACAACTTACCTGGGACAGTTATTCAAAAAAGAAACTGGTGTATCATTTCCTAATTACCTGAATAATTATAGAATCGACAGAGCTAAGGAATATTTACTGGAAAGCAATCTTAAAACGGCTCAGATTGCCAAGAAAGTCGGTTATATGGACCCTAATTATTTTTATAGGATATTCAAGAAATATACTGGTGTCTCTCCTACCGATTATAAATCATTAAAATAA
- a CDS encoding sensor histidine kinase, producing MTRWISNIKNQLFKKIITFYSLIAIIFLTCLSCLSIYIINDNKTKEIKNANSRLIDETYYTLTSKYNTSQNILNNLYVNKSYADSVLTFLEIGYPDFYTYSLNSYFKNNISHFARLNAYLEISLLQDRDIDSIILYSIKSEFLYTFNGETESKYYNNDTELFKSYKEELSKYPLTEKAIFKTNCPTDSSTSSTYSYILTIQNPISLRPVGKIIINYDSKSIHNSIFNNSNSINPGHVKILTNNNNVVFDSANEYNQNIDPDIIRYSNHNYRLVDSTYVKSIKNTDADIVILGVIPKKIIQNYVKPTILLILLVTILCIIAIIGLSILFTASYSSRLHNITSAIKKVRNGDLSVRIKTKNKKDELTAISNNFNKMCDDLNDYIEKVYVYQVKQKSAELKSLQAQINPHFLYNTLESIRMRAAVSGAKDVSEMIYILATFFRNSLKTETITTIEKELEHCQLYLKLFQIRYNNKLTVNLNVEESMLSYSIVKLSLQPIVENYIVHGINLDATNNSITINSYFKDKDIYIEIEDNGCGIEESTLNNIKLALEHEVQPTSIGIYNVHERLRIVYGDSYGLKISSQKNVGTKVTIHIPAKKKGDL from the coding sequence TTGACAAGATGGATATCAAACATTAAAAACCAGCTTTTCAAAAAAATCATAACTTTTTACTCACTCATAGCAATAATTTTTCTTACATGTTTATCTTGTTTATCTATATATATAATTAATGATAATAAAACAAAAGAGATTAAGAATGCTAATTCAAGATTGATAGATGAAACCTATTATACTCTAACATCAAAATACAATACTTCGCAGAATATATTAAACAATCTTTATGTGAATAAATCTTATGCTGACTCTGTTTTAACTTTTTTAGAAATTGGTTACCCTGATTTTTATACTTATTCTTTGAATAGTTACTTCAAAAATAACATATCACATTTCGCCAGACTAAATGCTTATCTGGAGATTTCACTATTACAGGATAGGGATATTGACAGCATAATACTATATAGTATAAAAAGCGAATTCCTATATACCTTTAATGGCGAAACTGAATCAAAATATTATAATAATGATACAGAATTATTCAAGAGTTATAAAGAAGAATTGAGTAAGTACCCCCTTACAGAAAAAGCCATATTCAAGACAAACTGTCCTACTGATAGTTCTACGTCTAGTACTTACAGCTATATATTAACCATTCAGAATCCTATTTCATTAAGACCTGTAGGAAAAATAATAATTAATTATGACAGCAAGAGTATTCATAATAGTATATTCAATAATTCAAACAGCATCAATCCTGGACATGTCAAAATACTCACAAACAATAATAATGTAGTTTTTGATTCGGCTAATGAGTATAACCAAAACATTGATCCTGATATCATTAGATATTCAAATCATAATTATAGGCTAGTTGATTCTACCTATGTAAAATCAATTAAGAATACAGATGCTGATATAGTTATTCTAGGTGTAATACCCAAAAAGATCATTCAAAATTATGTAAAACCTACTATTTTGTTAATTTTATTAGTTACAATATTATGTATAATAGCAATTATCGGTTTGTCTATTTTATTTACTGCATCTTATTCAAGTCGTTTGCATAACATAACATCAGCTATAAAAAAAGTACGTAATGGTGATTTATCAGTACGCATAAAAACAAAAAATAAAAAAGATGAATTAACAGCTATCTCCAATAATTTTAACAAGATGTGCGATGACCTGAATGATTATATTGAAAAAGTATATGTATATCAGGTTAAACAAAAAAGTGCTGAACTAAAATCTTTACAAGCTCAAATAAATCCACACTTTTTATATAATACATTAGAATCCATTAGAATGAGAGCTGCCGTAAGTGGTGCAAAAGATGTAAGTGAAATGATATATATCTTAGCAACCTTCTTCAGGAATTCATTAAAGACCGAAACCATAACTACTATAGAAAAAGAACTTGAACACTGTCAATTATATTTGAAATTATTTCAAATTAGATATAATAATAAATTAACTGTAAACTTAAATGTTGAAGAATCCATGCTGTCTTATAGTATAGTTAAACTATCATTACAACCCATAGTAGAAAACTATATTGTTCATGGAATAAATTTGGATGCAACAAACAATAGTATTACCATTAATAGTTATTTCAAGGATAAGGATATCTATATCGAAATAGAAGATAATGGATGTGGAATAGAAGAAAGTACTCTAAATAATATAAAATTGGCTCTTGAGCATGAGGTACAGCCTACTAGTATAGGAATATATAATGTTCATGAAAGATTGAGGATAGTATATGGTGATTCTTATGGACTAAAAATATCCTCACAAAAAAATGTTGGAACCAAGGTGACAATTCATATACCTGCAAAGAAGAAGGGAGATTTATAA
- a CDS encoding ABC transporter permease, with translation MTSNIKRNFALLLMILPGAIWLIVFKYLPMFGVVIAFKDFRYFPGGFINSLLKSDWVGFDNFKFLFSSSDAFIIVRNTICYNAVFILTGTILSVAFAIMLNEMTRKKLSKIYQTSMFFPYFLSWVIVSYFVYTFLSLDKGIVNNILVSLGMDKISWYSEPGKWPLLLVFINNWKNLGYSIVFYLAAICGIDKAYYESAMLDGATKWQQIKHITLPHLKPLIITLTILAIGRIFSADFGLFYNVPKESGPLFPVTNVIDTYVYRGLIKSGDVGMSTAAGLFQSFVGFILIMVTNGIVRKVDKENAIF, from the coding sequence ATGACGAGCAACATTAAAAGAAATTTTGCTTTATTATTAATGATTTTACCAGGGGCAATATGGTTGATTGTATTTAAGTATTTGCCGATGTTTGGAGTTGTTATTGCATTTAAAGATTTTAGATATTTTCCTGGTGGTTTCATTAACAGTTTATTAAAAAGTGATTGGGTCGGCTTTGATAATTTTAAGTTTCTATTCAGTTCCAGTGATGCATTCATAATAGTTAGAAATACAATATGTTATAATGCTGTATTCATACTTACTGGGACGATTCTTTCTGTAGCATTTGCAATCATGCTTAATGAAATGACTAGAAAAAAATTAAGTAAAATATATCAGACAAGCATGTTTTTTCCATATTTCTTATCTTGGGTAATTGTTTCATATTTTGTATATACCTTTTTAAGTTTGGACAAAGGAATAGTTAATAATATCTTGGTTTCTTTAGGTATGGACAAGATATCTTGGTATTCTGAGCCTGGAAAATGGCCTTTACTATTAGTATTTATTAATAACTGGAAAAATCTTGGGTATAGTATAGTCTTTTATTTAGCTGCAATTTGTGGTATAGATAAGGCGTATTATGAATCTGCAATGTTGGATGGAGCTACAAAATGGCAGCAGATCAAACATATTACTTTACCACACTTAAAACCATTGATCATTACACTGACAATATTAGCTATTGGAAGAATCTTTAGTGCTGATTTCGGTCTTTTCTATAATGTACCAAAAGAATCAGGACCTTTATTTCCTGTAACTAATGTAATTGATACCTATGTATATAGAGGTTTGATAAAATCAGGTGATGTGGGTATGAGTACGGCAGCAGGTTTATTCCAATCATTTGTAGGATTCATATTGATTATGGTTACAAATGGTATTGTTAGAAAAGTAGATAAAGAAAACGCAATATTCTAG
- a CDS encoding carbohydrate ABC transporter permease: MAKNKRKRSFHDISKKSDIIITVFFGLFSLMCIVPFITVIMSSITDEAVLRVNGYSLFPAKFDFAAYEYIFKTGTQIIKSFGVSVFITVVGTIISVTVTAFYAYALSRKCFKYKGFFNYMAFFTMLFGGGLVPTYLVVTRVVKLQNTIWALILPLTVNAFYVIVMRTFFRTSVPDSIIEASQIDGSGEFRTFFKIILPISLPSVASIALFTTLGYWNDWFNALLYIDSAQVTPIQYLLMKIEKQMEFLIQNANEMGMSRQEVNKLPSETLRMAIVVISTIPIACAYPFFQKYFIQGLTVGSVKG, encoded by the coding sequence ATGGCTAAAAATAAAAGAAAAAGAAGTTTCCATGATATTTCTAAAAAATCAGATATAATTATAACAGTATTTTTTGGCTTGTTTTCACTAATGTGTATTGTGCCATTCATAACAGTTATAATGTCATCTATAACAGATGAAGCAGTTTTGAGAGTTAATGGATATTCTTTATTTCCAGCAAAATTTGATTTTGCTGCTTATGAATATATATTTAAGACAGGTACACAGATTATAAAATCTTTTGGTGTATCAGTATTTATAACGGTTGTTGGAACAATCATTAGTGTTACAGTAACAGCTTTCTATGCTTATGCATTATCTAGAAAGTGTTTTAAATACAAGGGTTTCTTCAATTACATGGCATTTTTTACTATGTTGTTTGGTGGTGGACTTGTACCAACTTATTTAGTTGTAACAAGGGTAGTTAAACTTCAAAATACTATATGGGCCCTTATCTTACCATTAACGGTGAATGCTTTTTATGTTATAGTTATGAGAACATTCTTTAGAACTAGTGTGCCGGATTCCATAATTGAAGCATCACAAATTGATGGTTCAGGTGAATTTAGAACATTTTTTAAGATAATACTACCTATATCATTACCTTCTGTTGCATCTATTGCTTTATTTACAACTTTAGGATATTGGAATGATTGGTTTAATGCATTATTATATATTGATTCTGCACAAGTAACTCCTATACAGTACTTATTGATGAAGATTGAGAAACAGATGGAGTTTCTTATTCAAAATGCAAATGAAATGGGTATGAGTAGACAAGAAGTCAACAAGCTGCCTTCTGAAACGTTGAGAATGGCAATTGTAGTTATATCAACAATACCTATAGCTTGTGCATATCCTTTTTTTCAAAAGTATTTTATACAAGGACTTACAGTAGGTTCAGTAAAAGGTTAA
- a CDS encoding ABC transporter substrate-binding protein — translation MFKKSLILVLALMLALSTMLVGCGEKKDDKNQTDSTNSGSDKEKEKPVNLTWYTIGTPQKDEALVEEELNKYLLEKINATVDIKMFDWAEYNQKMQVKIASGENFDLMFSCSWANDFASNVSKGALLPLDDLINEYGKGIKDNLHPLFLEGATINGKIYGLPTNKELGWQAMWIINKDLADKYDIDVSKITTLESLEPYLQIIKDNEPEVVPLTLDKQSAPYIPNIDDFLGANLPFGIKLDDDSKIVNTYETEEAMEIFKTMHRYYEKGFVHPDAAINTVGDYNKSGNYFIAKAHYQPYAELIWHDGDFSMSEIAIMPVHEPYANNSSTRGAMQGISVTSEHPEKTMEFLNLLYTDEYVVNLIDYGIEGTHYNKVDDKHISKTEQGKKSYVFPGFSIGNLFNTYSLEGTPDDKWDKFEEFNNSCINAPSLGFTPDLSSVKTTMSAVTNVAEEVNASIQLGVVDPTEYVPKAIEKFKAAGIDKVIEELQKQYDEWRANK, via the coding sequence ATGTTTAAAAAAAGTTTAATTTTAGTTTTAGCATTAATGCTTGCTTTATCAACAATGTTAGTAGGGTGTGGAGAAAAGAAAGATGATAAAAATCAAACAGATTCTACTAATTCAGGTTCAGACAAAGAGAAAGAAAAGCCAGTTAATCTGACTTGGTATACAATTGGTACACCTCAAAAGGATGAAGCTCTTGTAGAAGAAGAATTAAATAAATATTTATTAGAAAAAATCAATGCTACAGTTGATATCAAGATGTTTGACTGGGCTGAATACAATCAAAAAATGCAAGTTAAGATTGCTTCAGGAGAAAACTTTGACCTAATGTTTTCATGTTCTTGGGCTAATGACTTTGCTTCAAATGTATCAAAGGGTGCATTACTTCCACTTGATGATTTAATCAACGAGTATGGAAAAGGTATCAAAGATAACTTACATCCATTATTCTTAGAAGGTGCAACTATTAATGGTAAAATCTACGGATTGCCTACTAATAAAGAATTAGGATGGCAGGCAATGTGGATCATCAATAAAGACCTAGCTGATAAATATGATATTGATGTTAGCAAAATTACTACTTTAGAAAGCTTAGAGCCATATTTACAAATTATCAAAGACAATGAGCCAGAAGTAGTACCATTGACTCTTGATAAGCAAAGTGCTCCATATATTCCTAATATAGATGATTTCTTAGGAGCTAACTTACCATTTGGTATAAAACTTGATGATGATTCAAAGATTGTCAACACATACGAAACTGAAGAAGCAATGGAAATATTCAAGACAATGCACAGATATTATGAAAAAGGATTCGTTCATCCAGATGCAGCAATCAATACAGTTGGAGACTACAATAAATCAGGAAATTACTTCATAGCGAAAGCACACTATCAACCATATGCAGAATTGATATGGCATGATGGAGATTTCAGTATGTCAGAGATAGCAATTATGCCTGTACATGAGCCTTATGCAAATAATAGTTCAACTCGTGGTGCTATGCAAGGTATTTCAGTAACTTCTGAACATCCAGAAAAAACAATGGAATTCTTGAATCTATTATATACTGATGAGTATGTAGTTAATCTAATTGATTATGGTATTGAAGGAACTCATTATAATAAAGTTGATGACAAACATATATCTAAGACTGAACAAGGTAAAAAATCATATGTGTTCCCAGGATTTTCTATTGGTAACTTATTCAACACTTATTCATTAGAAGGTACTCCAGATGATAAATGGGATAAATTCGAAGAATTCAACAACTCATGTATCAATGCTCCATCATTAGGATTTACTCCTGACCTATCATCAGTTAAGACTACAATGTCAGCTGTTACTAACGTGGCTGAAGAAGTAAATGCTTCTATTCAATTAGGAGTAGTTGATCCTACTGAATATGTTCCAAAAGCTATTGAGAAATTTAAAGCAGCAGGAATAGATAAAGTAATTGAAGAACTTCAAAAACAATATGATGAGTGGCGTGCAAATAAGTAA
- a CDS encoding YesL family protein, with product MGKLFSIDSLFYRIGTIIIDLFYMNLLWILFTILGLGITGGASTTALYYVMLRRAEDKGNCNFKEFFYGFKKNFKKSTIVWIVLVSVFSIIYVNINNITFFQSIIGNTYMTMFLFAVQLLVLIEILIISIYIFSLLAMYDKPVNLLFKVAFVLGNKYFFTTLTCLALMIIVLIGLFHVPIILCAGISGLIMLTSLIIKDKIILE from the coding sequence TTGGGAAAATTATTTTCTATAGATAGTTTATTTTATAGAATAGGAACAATCATTATTGATTTATTTTACATGAATTTGCTATGGATATTGTTTACCATATTAGGATTAGGCATTACAGGTGGAGCATCCACTACAGCTTTATACTATGTGATGTTGAGAAGAGCTGAAGATAAGGGTAATTGTAATTTCAAAGAGTTCTTTTATGGTTTTAAGAAAAACTTTAAGAAATCTACTATAGTCTGGATTGTTCTTGTATCAGTATTTTCAATAATATATGTTAACATCAATAATATCACCTTTTTTCAAAGTATAATTGGAAATACATATATGACAATGTTTCTTTTTGCAGTCCAATTGTTGGTGCTCATTGAAATATTGATTATAAGCATATATATATTTTCTTTATTGGCAATGTATGATAAACCAGTTAACCTTTTATTTAAGGTAGCATTTGTTTTAGGTAATAAGTATTTTTTTACAACATTAACTTGCTTAGCACTCATGATAATTGTTCTTATTGGTTTATTTCATGTACCGATTATACTTTGTGCAGGTATAAGCGGTCTGATTATGCTTACATCTTTGATTATAAAAGATAAAATTATATTAGAATAA